In Procambarus clarkii isolate CNS0578487 chromosome 58, FALCON_Pclarkii_2.0, whole genome shotgun sequence, one genomic interval encodes:
- the LOC138353589 gene encoding ankyrin repeat domain-containing protein 24-like: protein MSATELRATRLRATGLKATGLKATGLSTTELRAKRLSATGLRATGLSATELRAKRLSATGLRATGLRATGLSATELRATGLRPTGLRATGLRATGLRATGLRATGLRATGLRATGLALQTKHDRADFIETFKTLNNWEDADPDNFFKMSDVTRTRSNNFKIKKVTIWD from the coding sequence ATGAGCGCCACAgagctgagggccacgaggctgagggccacagggctgaaGGCCACGGGGCTGAAGGCCACGGGGCTGAGCACCACAGAGCTGAGGGCCAAGAGGCTGAGTGCTACGGGGCTGAGGGCCACGGGGCTGAGTGCCACAGAGCTGAGGGCCAAGAGGCTGAGTGCTACGGGGCTGAGGGCCACGGGGCTGAGGGCCACGGGGCTGAGTGCCACGGAGCTGAGGGCCACGGGGCTGAGGCCCACGGGGCTGAGGGCCACGGGGCTGAGGGCCACGGGGCTGAGGGCCACGGGGCTGAGGGCCACGGGGCTGAGGGCCACGGGGCTGAGGGCCACGGGGCTAGCACTGCAAACCAAGCATGACAGGGCAGatttcattgaaacttttaaaacacTTAACAATTGGGAGGATGctgatccggacaatttcttcaaaatgtcagatgtaacacgaacgaggagcaacaaTTTCAAGatcaaaaaagtcacaatatgggACTGA